A genomic stretch from Anaerohalosphaeraceae bacterium includes:
- a CDS encoding sugar-transfer associated ATP-grasp domain-containing protein, protein MKGIFGRIWAAVPTFYHLVRNPDAQTYYPHEKRKSRGRIIWENLVWLLRHGEINHFYYLYGFDRADFNRPEDYFPEQAFCRIRDRANGCCRIGNHRARYICMLQDKFLFGQYVSSLGFPTPPIYALCDEDGIYWLAERRTESWEQLPSHAPLDGFLKDALGRCGRAVYPLRLEEGRVFLNEREILPSDLQKMIEGKYILQKRVVQHPELSRMYPHSINTLRLITLRKGNQIIPASGTFRIGAGGNRFDNWAGGGIGVGLDIQSGRLNEEGTFRLGFGGRVKAHPETNVVFRTFEIPYYKQALDLVCRLHRFFYGVHSIGWDIAITEQGPLVIEGNNSWDIAFQQFHDSKIKRVFLDSLKKE, encoded by the coding sequence ATGAAAGGAATCTTCGGGCGAATTTGGGCTGCTGTGCCAACCTTTTATCATCTGGTTCGCAACCCGGATGCACAGACATACTATCCCCACGAGAAGCGAAAAAGCCGCGGACGAATTATATGGGAAAATCTTGTTTGGCTGCTTCGACACGGCGAAATCAATCATTTTTATTATCTGTACGGCTTTGACAGGGCGGATTTCAACCGGCCGGAGGATTATTTTCCCGAGCAGGCATTCTGCCGAATTCGTGATCGGGCAAACGGCTGCTGCCGTATCGGCAATCATCGGGCTCGCTATATCTGCATGCTTCAGGATAAGTTTCTTTTCGGACAGTATGTTTCTTCATTGGGTTTTCCGACTCCGCCCATTTATGCTCTTTGTGATGAGGATGGAATCTACTGGCTGGCTGAACGTCGGACGGAATCCTGGGAACAGCTGCCTTCCCATGCTCCGCTGGACGGTTTTTTGAAAGACGCTCTGGGGCGATGCGGGAGAGCGGTTTACCCTCTGCGGCTGGAGGAGGGACGCGTTTTTCTGAATGAGCGGGAGATTCTGCCGTCGGACCTGCAGAAGATGATCGAGGGGAAATATATCCTTCAGAAACGGGTCGTGCAGCATCCGGAGTTAAGTCGAATGTATCCGCATTCCATCAACACTCTTCGTCTGATCACACTGCGGAAAGGCAACCAGATTATTCCGGCCTCCGGAACGTTTCGAATCGGGGCAGGCGGAAACCGTTTTGACAACTGGGCGGGCGGCGGCATCGGTGTCGGACTGGATATTCAAAGCGGCCGGCTGAACGAGGAGGGAACGTTTCGGCTCGGATTTGGCGGCCGAGTGAAGGCCCATCCGGAGACAAATGTTGTATTTCGAACTTTCGAAATCCCTTATTACAAGCAAGCTCTGGATTTGGTGTGCCGACTGCACCGGTTCTTTTACGGGGTTCATTCAATCGGATGGGACATTGCCATTACGGAGCAGGGTCCATTGGTCATTGAGGGCAATAACAGCTGGGATATTGCCTTTCAGCAGTTTCATGACAGCAAGATTAAGCGGGTTTTTTTGGACAGTCTCAAGAAAGAATGA
- a CDS encoding glycosyltransferase family 2 protein: MAEPHPSKPMLSIILVNWNTREILRNCLQSIYTYTAGLPFEVFVVDNGSSDGSEQMVRENYPQVILIANSDNKGFAAANNQALALAKGDYVLLLNSDTYLIDNSLLKAVKFAEQHPEAGMIGCRVLNADGTLQPTCFQYPSLLNLFLQAFYLPKLFPKSRFFGRERMTWWKRDDVREVEVITGCFLLVRAEVIRQIGFLDESFFMYGEETDWCYRARQAGWKLLFTPEARIVHLGGASSRQNRPEMMLQLRGSILFFMKKHRSKAEYCLSCLLVGLFFALRAPYWFLRGLLVQSERKQSIMTAETYWKGAFRALLGADGLRKKAKPKGERV, encoded by the coding sequence ATGGCAGAACCCCATCCTTCCAAGCCGATGCTTTCTATTATTCTTGTGAACTGGAATACACGAGAGATTCTGCGGAATTGTCTTCAATCCATTTATACCTATACTGCTGGTCTGCCGTTTGAGGTGTTTGTGGTGGATAACGGTTCTTCAGACGGCTCTGAGCAGATGGTTCGGGAGAATTATCCTCAGGTCATCCTGATTGCAAATTCCGACAATAAGGGATTTGCGGCCGCCAATAATCAGGCGCTGGCTCTGGCGAAGGGGGATTATGTCCTTCTTCTGAATAGTGATACGTATCTAATTGATAACAGTCTGCTGAAAGCGGTTAAGTTTGCTGAGCAACATCCGGAAGCGGGAATGATCGGCTGTCGGGTGCTGAATGCAGACGGCACGCTGCAGCCGACCTGCTTCCAGTATCCATCTTTGCTTAACCTTTTTCTTCAGGCCTTCTATTTGCCGAAGCTTTTTCCGAAGAGCCGTTTCTTCGGGCGGGAACGAATGACCTGGTGGAAGCGGGATGATGTTCGAGAGGTTGAGGTGATTACGGGCTGTTTTCTGCTGGTTCGGGCGGAAGTTATTCGTCAAATAGGTTTTCTGGATGAGTCCTTTTTTATGTATGGTGAGGAAACAGACTGGTGTTACCGGGCCCGTCAGGCCGGCTGGAAACTGCTGTTTACTCCGGAGGCCCGGATTGTGCATTTGGGGGGAGCCAGCAGCCGGCAAAACCGTCCGGAAATGATGCTTCAGCTTCGCGGCAGCATTCTCTTTTTTATGAAAAAGCACCGTTCGAAGGCTGAATATTGTCTTTCCTGTCTTCTGGTTGGTTTGTTTTTTGCTTTGCGGGCACCCTATTGGTTTCTTCGGGGGCTTCTGGTACAATCAGAGCGGAAACAATCCATAATGACCGCTGAGACATACTGGAAAGGAGCTTTTCGGGCATTGTTGGGCGCAGACGGTTTGCGGAAGAAGGCAAAACCTAAAGGAGAGAGAGTATGA
- a CDS encoding Coenzyme F420 hydrogenase/dehydrogenase, beta subunit C-terminal domain, whose product MRFERVDQICRWRLCSGCGACVSVCPERNLSMADIPAEGLRPILKDVHCRRCGRCVQVCPGVGLEHNRENALLYSPEWGPVLEVWEGYAADPEIRYWGSSGGAASAFALYCVEQASAGGVVQTGVDGTVPIRNRTCYSRTREDILKCSGSRYSPASPCEFFERILEFSEPSVFVGKPCDVAALRKYERIVPEISKKIFAAVSIFCAGTPSTEGTLAVLREMGISAEKLSSFRYRGGGWPGKATAIEKETGQKKELTYEQCWGGILSRYVEFRCRLCPDSTGEFADLSFGDPWYQPPKPNEPGRSLVIVRTEQGRTLLRQAVQKGYLILQPVSETVIARSQPSLLNKRRHLWGRLAVLRMTGIPCPTYRGFGLYRSWRKLSFAEKLKSLGGTIRRIWNRKLYYPLPSDIFREKSC is encoded by the coding sequence ATGCGTTTTGAACGTGTTGACCAAATCTGCCGATGGCGGCTGTGCAGCGGGTGCGGTGCCTGTGTATCTGTTTGTCCGGAAAGAAATCTTTCGATGGCGGATATTCCGGCGGAGGGACTGCGTCCGATTCTGAAGGATGTTCACTGCCGCCGCTGCGGACGATGTGTGCAGGTTTGTCCCGGCGTCGGCCTGGAACACAACCGAGAAAACGCCTTGCTTTATTCACCGGAGTGGGGTCCTGTTCTGGAAGTGTGGGAAGGATATGCGGCGGATCCGGAGATTCGTTATTGGGGGTCTTCAGGCGGAGCAGCGTCTGCATTTGCGTTGTATTGTGTCGAACAAGCTTCCGCCGGGGGAGTTGTACAGACGGGAGTCGATGGAACAGTTCCTATTCGGAACCGGACCTGCTACAGCCGTACGCGAGAAGACATCTTAAAGTGTTCGGGTTCGCGATATTCTCCGGCCAGTCCGTGTGAGTTTTTTGAGCGTATCTTGGAATTTTCCGAACCGAGTGTTTTTGTGGGGAAACCCTGTGATGTGGCTGCGCTGCGGAAATATGAAAGGATTGTTCCGGAAATCAGCAAAAAGATTTTTGCGGCCGTCAGTATTTTTTGTGCAGGAACACCCAGCACGGAGGGAACATTGGCTGTTTTGAGGGAGATGGGGATTTCAGCGGAGAAACTCTCTTCGTTTCGGTATCGAGGAGGCGGCTGGCCGGGAAAGGCGACGGCGATTGAAAAAGAAACCGGACAGAAGAAAGAATTGACATATGAGCAGTGCTGGGGCGGGATTCTCAGCCGATATGTGGAATTTCGCTGCCGCTTATGTCCGGATTCGACCGGGGAATTTGCCGATCTGTCTTTTGGGGATCCCTGGTATCAGCCGCCGAAACCAAATGAACCGGGCCGTTCTCTGGTGATTGTACGGACAGAGCAGGGACGGACTCTGCTCCGTCAAGCCGTTCAAAAAGGATATCTGATTCTGCAGCCGGTTTCTGAAACGGTGATTGCCCGCTCGCAGCCCTCTTTGCTGAATAAACGCCGTCATCTTTGGGGTCGACTGGCTGTTCTTCGTATGACGGGCATTCCCTGTCCGACGTATCGCGGATTTGGTCTGTACAGGAGTTGGCGAAAATTATCTTTTGCCGAAAAATTAAAATCCTTAGGTGGCACTATTCGTCGAATTTGGAACCGCAAACTGTATTATCCGCTTCCTTCTGACATTTTTCGAGAAAAGTCCTGTTAA